Proteins from a genomic interval of Pseudomonas asplenii:
- a CDS encoding peptidoglycan DD-metalloendopeptidase family protein: MSTEPTKAPPLYPKTHLLAASGIAALLSLALLVFPSSDVEAKKTTLSLELETPAAQLTQDNDAAELDQATNEGNPSPFAQIENSDDESKNTAKSDPAPVAPEKKAPGHREVTVTRGDTLSTLFEKVGLPAGAVHEVLASDKQAKQFSQLKHGQKLEFELSPDGQLNNLHSRISDLETITLTKGPKGFTFNRVVTKPTVQSAYVHGVINSSLSLSAQRAGMPHSLTREMASVFGYDIDFAQDIRPGDEFEVIYEQKVLNGKTVGTGNILSARFTNRGKVYTAVRYTNKQGTSNYYTADGNSMRKAFIRTPVDFARISSRFSMGRKHPILNKIRAHKGVDYAAPRGTPIKAAGDGKVILAGRRGGYGNTVIIQHGNTYRTLYGHMQGFAKGVQTGSNVKQGQVIGYIGTTGLSTGPHLHYEFQVNGVHVDPLSQKLPMADPIAKSERTRFLQQSQPLMARMDQEKGTKLASAKR; the protein is encoded by the coding sequence ATGAGCACAGAACCGACTAAAGCGCCGCCGCTTTATCCGAAGACCCACCTGCTGGCCGCCAGTGGTATCGCAGCCCTTCTCAGCCTGGCCCTGCTGGTCTTTCCTTCCAGCGATGTCGAAGCCAAAAAAACCACCCTGAGCCTTGAACTGGAAACACCTGCGGCTCAACTGACACAAGACAATGACGCTGCAGAGCTCGATCAGGCCACAAATGAAGGCAACCCATCGCCTTTCGCCCAGATCGAAAACAGCGACGACGAGAGCAAAAACACCGCAAAAAGCGACCCGGCGCCAGTTGCACCAGAGAAAAAGGCCCCCGGCCACCGCGAAGTGACCGTAACCCGTGGCGATACACTCTCCACCCTGTTCGAAAAGGTCGGACTGCCTGCCGGCGCCGTGCATGAAGTACTGGCAAGCGATAAGCAGGCCAAACAGTTTTCGCAGCTCAAGCACGGCCAGAAACTGGAGTTCGAACTGAGCCCGGATGGCCAGTTGAACAACCTGCACAGTCGGATCAGCGACCTGGAAACCATCACCCTGACCAAGGGCCCGAAAGGCTTTACCTTCAATCGCGTGGTCACCAAGCCAACCGTCCAGTCGGCTTATGTACACGGCGTGATCAATAGTTCCCTGTCTCTCTCCGCCCAGCGCGCCGGCATGCCCCACAGCCTGACCCGCGAGATGGCCAGCGTATTCGGCTACGACATCGATTTCGCCCAGGACATTCGCCCAGGCGACGAATTCGAAGTCATCTACGAACAGAAAGTGCTCAACGGCAAGACTGTCGGTACCGGCAATATCCTTTCCGCACGCTTCACCAACCGCGGCAAGGTCTATACCGCCGTGCGCTACACCAACAAGCAAGGTACTAGCAACTACTACACCGCTGACGGCAACAGCATGCGCAAGGCCTTCATCCGTACCCCGGTGGACTTCGCCCGCATCAGCTCGCGCTTCTCCATGGGCCGCAAACACCCGATCCTGAACAAGATCCGCGCCCACAAAGGTGTCGACTACGCCGCCCCACGCGGCACGCCGATCAAGGCTGCCGGCGACGGCAAGGTGATCCTGGCTGGCCGCCGCGGCGGTTACGGCAACACAGTGATCATCCAGCACGGCAATACTTACCGCACCCTCTACGGTCATATGCAAGGTTTCGCCAAAGGCGTCCAGACCGGCAGCAACGTCAAGCAGGGCCAGGTGATCGGTTATATCGGCACCACCGGCCTGTCGACCGGCCCGCATTTGCACTACGAGTTCCAGGTCAACGGCGTTCACGTCGACCCGCTGAGCCAGAAACTGCCCATGGCCGACCCAATTGCCAAATCCGAGCGCACCCGCTTCCTGCAACAGAGCCAGCCACTGATGGCGCGCATGGACCAGGAAAAAGGCACCAAGCTCGCTTCGGCCAAGCGCTAA
- the tyrS gene encoding tyrosine--tRNA ligase, protein MKSVEEQLALIKRGAEELLVESELVEKLKRGQPLRIKAGFDPTAPDLHLGHTVLINKLRQFQDLGHQVIFLIGDFTGMIGDPSGKSATRPPLTREQVLDNAETYKTQVFKILDPAKTEVAFNSTWMDQMGPADFIRLTSQYTVARMLERDDFDKRYSSNQPIAIHEFLYPLVQGYDSVALRADIELGGTDQKFNLLMGRELQRAYGQEAQCILTMPLLEGLDGVKKMSKSLGNYVGIQEAPGVMYGKLVSIPDALMWRYFELLSFRSMDEINQLRKDVEAGANPRDIKILLAEEIVARFHGEEAAANAHRGAGNRMKDGELPDDLPEVELTAAEDMPIAAILNKAGLVKNSAVARDLLGSGGVRVDGEAVDRAFIFKLGATHVCQAGKKAFARVTLKAE, encoded by the coding sequence ATGAAGTCGGTTGAAGAGCAGCTAGCGCTGATCAAGCGTGGTGCGGAAGAGTTGTTGGTCGAGTCGGAGTTGGTCGAGAAGCTCAAGCGCGGCCAGCCGCTGCGTATCAAGGCTGGCTTCGATCCGACGGCGCCGGACCTGCACCTGGGTCATACGGTGCTTATCAATAAGCTGCGCCAGTTCCAGGATCTGGGGCATCAGGTCATTTTCCTTATAGGCGACTTCACCGGCATGATCGGTGATCCGAGCGGCAAGAGTGCAACGCGTCCACCGTTGACGCGTGAGCAGGTGCTCGACAACGCCGAGACCTACAAGACCCAGGTATTCAAGATTCTCGATCCGGCCAAGACCGAGGTGGCGTTCAACTCCACCTGGATGGACCAGATGGGACCGGCGGATTTCATTCGCCTGACTTCGCAATACACCGTGGCACGGATGCTCGAGCGGGATGACTTCGATAAGCGCTACAGCTCGAATCAGCCGATTGCGATCCATGAGTTCCTTTATCCCCTGGTGCAAGGCTACGACTCGGTGGCATTGCGTGCCGATATCGAGCTGGGCGGTACCGACCAGAAATTCAACCTGCTGATGGGGCGTGAGTTGCAGCGCGCCTATGGGCAGGAAGCACAGTGCATTCTCACCATGCCGTTGCTCGAAGGCCTGGATGGTGTGAAGAAGATGTCCAAGTCCCTGGGTAACTATGTGGGTATCCAGGAGGCGCCGGGCGTGATGTACGGCAAGCTGGTTTCGATTCCCGATGCGCTGATGTGGCGCTACTTCGAATTGCTGAGCTTCCGTTCGATGGATGAGATCAATCAGTTGCGCAAGGATGTCGAGGCGGGTGCCAATCCGCGGGACATCAAGATTCTGCTGGCCGAAGAGATCGTTGCCCGTTTCCATGGTGAAGAGGCGGCGGCCAATGCCCATCGTGGTGCGGGTAACCGCATGAAGGATGGCGAGCTGCCGGACGATTTGCCGGAGGTCGAGCTGACTGCTGCCGAAGATATGCCGATCGCGGCGATCCTTAATAAGGCAGGTCTGGTCAAGAATTCGGCGGTTGCTCGTGATTTGCTGGGTTCCGGTGGTGTGCGCGTGGATGGTGAGGCGGTTGATCGTGCCTTTATCTTCAAGCTGGGCGCCACTCATGTTTGTCAGGCTGGCAAGAAGGCATTTGCTCGGGTCACTCTGAAAGCTGAGTAA
- the birA gene encoding bifunctional biotin--[acetyl-CoA-carboxylase] ligase/biotin operon repressor BirA, producing the protein MLTLLKLLKDGRFHSGEALGAALGVSRSAVWKQLQQLEAELGLSIHKVRGRGYQLSSPLVLLDEQSIVANGPSPSWPVHVYDSIDSTNAEALRLVAQGAPAPFIVVAERQTSGRGRRGRQWVSPFAENIYYSLLLRIDGGMRQLEGLSLVVGLAVLRVLRDHGLPGVGLKWPNDVLVGRKKIAGILLELVGDPADVCHVVLGIGINANMQVAEQIDQPWTSVRAELGSAVDRNHLVSSLGKKLQEYLELHREAGFAALQAEWQQHHLWQGREVSLVAGINSIHGTVLGVDQQGALRLEVDGVEKVFNGGELSLRLRDDV; encoded by the coding sequence ATGCTGACCTTGTTAAAACTCCTGAAAGACGGCCGGTTTCATTCCGGAGAGGCACTTGGGGCTGCGTTGGGCGTCAGTCGCAGCGCTGTGTGGAAGCAGCTTCAGCAGTTGGAGGCCGAACTCGGGCTGTCGATCCACAAGGTTCGTGGCCGCGGTTATCAACTGTCTTCTCCCCTGGTTCTGCTCGATGAGCAGTCAATCGTTGCAAATGGGCCTTCTCCCTCCTGGCCTGTGCATGTCTACGACTCGATTGATTCGACCAATGCCGAAGCGCTGCGACTGGTTGCGCAGGGAGCTCCAGCACCTTTCATTGTGGTCGCCGAGCGACAGACCTCGGGTCGCGGTCGTCGCGGTCGCCAGTGGGTCAGTCCGTTCGCGGAAAATATCTACTACAGCCTGCTGCTCAGGATCGATGGCGGCATGCGTCAGCTCGAAGGCTTGAGTCTTGTGGTTGGCCTGGCGGTGTTGCGTGTCCTGCGGGATCACGGGTTGCCGGGGGTGGGGTTGAAGTGGCCCAACGATGTTCTGGTCGGGCGCAAGAAGATTGCCGGTATTCTCCTGGAGCTTGTGGGTGATCCGGCGGATGTCTGTCACGTGGTGCTGGGGATTGGCATCAACGCGAACATGCAGGTTGCCGAACAGATCGATCAACCATGGACATCGGTACGGGCGGAGCTGGGGAGTGCGGTAGATCGCAACCACCTGGTCTCCTCCCTGGGTAAAAAGCTGCAGGAGTACCTGGAGCTGCACCGTGAGGCGGGTTTTGCCGCTCTACAGGCAGAGTGGCAGCAGCATCATCTCTGGCAGGGGCGCGAGGTGTCTTTGGTTGCTGGTATCAACAGCATCCATGGCACCGTTTTGGGTGTCGACCAGCAGGGTGCGCTACGTCTGGAGGTCGACGGTGTCGAAAAGGTCTTCAATGGTGGTGAGCTCAGTCTGAGGTTGCGCGATGATGTTTGA
- the secE gene encoding preprotein translocase subunit SecE: protein MTTNTEAQGSRLDLLKWLVVVALVVVGVVGNQYYAGSPVLYRVLALLVIAAVAAYVGLQTAKGKSFFVLLKEARTEIRKVVWPTRQETTQTTLIVVAVVLVMALLLWGLDSLLGWIVSLIVG from the coding sequence ATGACCACCAACACTGAAGCCCAAGGCTCTCGCTTAGATCTTCTCAAGTGGCTCGTTGTAGTCGCGCTGGTGGTTGTCGGTGTGGTAGGTAATCAGTACTACGCTGGTTCGCCAGTCCTGTATCGCGTACTTGCGCTGCTCGTCATTGCTGCTGTCGCTGCCTATGTAGGTCTGCAGACTGCCAAGGGCAAGTCGTTCTTCGTACTGCTCAAGGAAGCCCGCACCGAGATTCGTAAAGTCGTATGGCCGACTCGCCAAGAAACCACTCAGACCACTCTCATTGTAGTGGCTGTTGTTCTGGTTATGGCGTTGCTGCTGTGGGGTCTCGACTCCCTGCTCGGCTGGATTGTTTCCTTGATTGTTGGCTAA
- the nusG gene encoding transcription termination/antitermination protein NusG yields the protein MAKRWYVVHAYSGYEKHVMRSLIERVKLAGMEDGFGEILVPTEEVVEMRNGQKRKSERKFFPGYVLVQMDMNEGTWHLVKDTPRVMGFIGGTADKPAPITDKEAEAILRRVADGSDKPKPKTLFEPGEVVRVTDGPFADFNGTVEEVNYEKSRIQVAVLIFGRSTPVELEFSQVEKV from the coding sequence GTGGCTAAGCGTTGGTACGTTGTGCATGCTTACTCGGGTTACGAGAAGCATGTCATGCGCTCGTTGATCGAGCGAGTAAAGCTGGCAGGCATGGAAGATGGCTTCGGCGAAATTCTGGTCCCTACTGAAGAAGTAGTGGAAATGCGTAATGGCCAGAAGCGCAAAAGCGAGCGGAAGTTCTTCCCTGGTTATGTGCTGGTACAGATGGATATGAACGAGGGTACTTGGCACTTGGTCAAGGATACACCTCGCGTCATGGGTTTCATCGGCGGTACTGCCGATAAGCCGGCGCCTATCACCGACAAAGAGGCCGAGGCCATTCTGCGTCGTGTCGCTGATGGTAGCGACAAGCCCAAGCCGAAGACCTTGTTCGAGCCGGGTGAAGTGGTACGCGTTACTGATGGTCCGTTCGCAGATTTCAACGGTACTGTCGAAGAAGTTAACTACGAAAAGAGCCGGATCCAGGTCGCAGTGCTCATTTTCGGTCGCTCTACTCCGGTGGAGCTGGAGTTCAGTCAGGTCGAAAAGGTCTAG
- the rplK gene encoding 50S ribosomal protein L11: MAKKITAYIKLQVKAAQANPSPPVGPALGQHGVNIMEFCKAFNARTQGIEPGLPTPVIITVYSDRSFTFETKSTPASVLLKKAAGLTSGSARPNTVKVGTVTRAQLEEIAKTKNADLTAADMDAAVRTIAGSARSMGLNVEGV; this comes from the coding sequence ATGGCCAAGAAGATTACCGCTTACATCAAGCTGCAAGTGAAGGCCGCCCAGGCCAACCCAAGCCCACCCGTCGGTCCAGCTCTGGGTCAGCACGGCGTGAACATCATGGAATTCTGCAAGGCTTTCAACGCCCGTACCCAAGGTATCGAGCCAGGCCTGCCGACTCCAGTGATCATCACTGTCTACAGCGACCGTAGCTTCACTTTCGAAACCAAGTCGACTCCGGCTTCGGTTCTGCTGAAGAAAGCAGCTGGCCTGACCAGCGGTTCCGCTCGTCCTAACACTGTTAAGGTTGGCACTGTGACTCGTGCTCAGTTGGAAGAGATCGCGAAAACCAAAAACGCCGATCTGACTGCAGCTGATATGGATGCAGCCGTGCGTACCATCGCCGGTTCTGCCCGTAGCATGGGCCTTAACGTGGAGGGTGTGTAA
- the rplA gene encoding 50S ribosomal protein L1, which produces MAKLTKRQKAIAGKIEAGKAYSFVDAAALLTELSTVKFSESVDVAVNLGVDPRKSDQVVRSATVLPHGTGKTVRVAVFTQGPAAEAALAAGADRVGMDDLAAEMKGGDLNYDVVIASPDAMRVVGQLGQVLGPRGLMPNPKVGTVTPDVANAVKNAKAGQVRYRTDKNGIIHTSVGKVGFDAVKLKENVEALIADLKRIKPASSKGIYVKRVTLSTTMGPGLVIDQSSLDA; this is translated from the coding sequence ATGGCTAAGCTGACCAAACGCCAAAAGGCTATTGCCGGCAAAATCGAAGCAGGCAAGGCCTACAGCTTTGTAGACGCTGCTGCTCTGCTGACCGAGCTGTCGACTGTCAAGTTCAGCGAGTCCGTTGACGTTGCTGTAAACCTGGGCGTTGACCCACGTAAATCCGACCAGGTCGTACGTAGCGCTACCGTGCTGCCACACGGCACTGGCAAAACCGTTCGCGTTGCAGTGTTCACCCAGGGTCCAGCTGCTGAAGCTGCTCTGGCTGCTGGCGCCGATCGCGTTGGTATGGACGATCTGGCTGCCGAAATGAAAGGCGGCGACCTGAACTATGACGTCGTTATTGCTTCCCCGGATGCAATGCGTGTTGTAGGTCAACTGGGTCAGGTTCTGGGTCCACGCGGCCTGATGCCTAACCCTAAAGTCGGTACCGTAACTCCAGACGTCGCCAACGCGGTCAAAAACGCCAAGGCTGGTCAGGTTCGTTATCGCACCGACAAAAACGGCATCATCCACACTTCCGTTGGCAAGGTCGGCTTCGACGCCGTCAAGCTGAAGGAAAACGTTGAAGCCCTGATCGCTGACCTGAAGCGTATCAAGCCGGCTTCCTCGAAAGGCATCTACGTCAAGCGCGTTACCCTGAGCACCACCATGGGCCCAGGTCTGGTCATCGACCAGAGCTCGCTGGACGCGTAA
- the rplJ gene encoding 50S ribosomal protein L10: protein MAINLEDKKAIVAEVNEAAKVALSAVVADARGVTVGAMTGLRKEAREAGVYVRVVRNTLLKRAVADTQYSVLNDVFTGPTLIAFSNEHPGAAARIFKEFAKGQDKFEIKAAAFEGKFLAANQIDVLATLPTRDEAISQLMSVIQGATSKLARTLAAIRDQKEAAAA, encoded by the coding sequence GTGGCAATTAATCTCGAAGACAAGAAGGCCATCGTCGCTGAAGTCAACGAGGCTGCCAAAGTCGCTCTGTCCGCTGTCGTGGCTGATGCCCGTGGCGTAACAGTAGGCGCAATGACCGGACTCCGTAAAGAGGCTCGTGAAGCTGGCGTATACGTACGTGTCGTACGTAACACCCTGCTCAAGCGCGCCGTTGCTGACACTCAATACAGTGTCCTCAACGACGTGTTCACCGGCCCGACCCTGATCGCATTCTCCAACGAACATCCGGGCGCTGCTGCCCGTATCTTCAAAGAGTTTGCCAAGGGTCAGGACAAGTTCGAGATCAAGGCAGCTGCGTTCGAGGGCAAGTTCCTCGCAGCGAATCAGATCGACGTACTGGCAACTCTGCCGACCCGTGACGAAGCAATTTCTCAGCTGATGAGCGTGATTCAAGGCGCTACCAGCAAATTGGCTCGTACTCTGGCGGCAATTCGCGACCAGAAAGAAGCTGCAGCAGCCTGA
- the rplL gene encoding 50S ribosomal protein L7/L12, whose amino-acid sequence MSLTNEQIIEAIGQKSVVEIVELIKAMEETFGVTAAAASAGPAVAAAVVEEQTEFNVVLLEAGEKKVNVIKAVRELTGLGLKEAKEKVDGAPQVVAEGVSKEAAEDAKKKLEEAGAKVELK is encoded by the coding sequence ATGTCTCTGACTAACGAACAAATCATCGAAGCGATCGGCCAGAAATCCGTAGTGGAAATCGTTGAGCTGATCAAGGCGATGGAAGAAACCTTCGGCGTTACCGCTGCTGCTGCTTCGGCTGGTCCAGCTGTTGCTGCCGCTGTTGTTGAAGAGCAAACCGAGTTCAACGTTGTCCTGCTTGAAGCTGGCGAGAAGAAAGTCAACGTCATCAAGGCTGTACGTGAACTGACCGGTCTGGGCCTGAAAGAAGCCAAAGAGAAAGTTGACGGCGCTCCTCAGGTCGTTGCTGAAGGCGTTTCGAAAGAAGCTGCTGAAGACGCCAAGAAGAAGCTGGAAGAAGCAGGCGCCAAAGTCGAGCTCAAGTAA